In one Pseudomonas sp. SG20056 genomic region, the following are encoded:
- a CDS encoding PLP-dependent cysteine synthase family protein — MSESRTWAREAIRIIEADFQRSADTHLIPLALPGLPGVELYFKDESSHPTGSLKHRLARSLFLYALCNGWLKPGAPVIEASSGSTAISEAYFARLLGLPFIAVMPASTSKEKIAQIAFYGGQSHLVQDPTQIYAESERLARETGGHFMDQFTYAERATDWRANNNIAESIFQQLRSERFPEPSWLVSSPGTGGTLATLGRYVRYRRHSTQVLCADAERSVFFDYYRSGDASLCLNHGSRIEGIGRPRVEASFLPSVIDAMCKVPDALSLAAMHYLAQRLGRKVGGSSGTNLIGALLVAQRMVAAGESGSVVAILCDGGERYADTYYDQAWLSAQGFDLTGLIAVVADCAERGVALPADLPTAGL; from the coding sequence ATGAGCGAGTCAAGAACCTGGGCGCGCGAAGCGATCCGCATCATCGAGGCGGATTTTCAGCGCAGCGCGGATACCCACCTGATTCCCCTGGCGCTGCCGGGTTTGCCGGGCGTTGAGCTGTATTTCAAGGATGAGTCCAGCCACCCCACCGGCAGCCTTAAGCATCGCCTGGCGCGTTCGCTGTTTCTCTATGCACTGTGCAATGGCTGGCTCAAACCCGGTGCGCCGGTGATCGAGGCCTCCAGCGGCTCCACGGCAATCTCCGAAGCGTATTTCGCCCGTTTGCTCGGGCTGCCGTTTATCGCGGTGATGCCGGCCAGCACCTCGAAGGAGAAGATTGCGCAGATCGCTTTTTACGGCGGCCAGAGCCATCTGGTGCAGGACCCGACGCAGATCTACGCCGAGTCCGAGCGCCTGGCGCGCGAGACCGGCGGGCATTTTATGGATCAGTTCACCTACGCCGAGCGCGCCACCGATTGGCGCGCCAATAACAATATCGCCGAATCGATTTTCCAGCAGCTGCGCAGCGAGCGCTTTCCCGAGCCGAGCTGGCTGGTTTCCAGTCCCGGCACTGGTGGCACCCTGGCGACCCTGGGGCGCTATGTGCGCTATCGCCGCCACAGCACTCAGGTTTTGTGCGCCGATGCCGAGCGTTCGGTGTTTTTCGATTACTACCGCAGCGGCGATGCCAGCCTGTGCCTGAACCACGGTTCGCGTATCGAAGGCATCGGCCGGCCACGGGTCGAGGCGTCCTTTCTGCCGTCAGTGATTGATGCCATGTGCAAGGTGCCGGATGCCTTGTCTCTGGCGGCCATGCATTATCTGGCCCAGCGCCTGGGTCGCAAAGTGGGTGGCTCCAGCGGCACCAATCTGATTGGCGCGCTGCTTGTGGCGCAGCGGATGGTCGCGGCGGGCGAATCCGGTTCGGTGGTGGCGATTCTTTGCGATGGCGGCGAGCGCTATGCTGACACCTACTACGATCAGGCATGGCTCAGCGCTCAGGGTTTCGATCTGACTGGGTTAATCGCCGTGGTAGCGGATTGCGCCGAACGCGGCGTCGCTTTGCCGGCTGACTTGCCCACGGCAGGGTTATAG
- a CDS encoding OmpA family protein — protein MGTVRSCLHMLLWSAVWLSVPVLAADDTAGSKDHPLLSRYPNSHIVEYEQNYNAAQFATGTQDGVPQRQTVEGDATQIRYFHNAVDNQPSPLQLLRNYQNAIKSIGGEVVYERLPQDGDGGETTLKVSTGGKEVWVRLEPEIFSAPTQSYKLVIVEVAAMQQVVSANLLLDELNRNGFIALYINFDTGKAELKADGQATVVEIVSMLKAAPALRLAIEGHTDSQGHAEANKLLSEQRAQSVMNAIVAAGIEAQRLTAAGFGQERPVADNRSEEGRAKNRRVELVKL, from the coding sequence ATGGGAACTGTGCGCAGCTGCTTGCACATGCTGCTGTGGTCAGCCGTTTGGCTGAGCGTACCGGTGCTGGCAGCCGATGATACGGCGGGGTCGAAGGACCATCCGCTGCTGTCACGCTACCCGAACTCGCATATCGTCGAGTACGAGCAGAACTACAACGCCGCGCAGTTCGCCACCGGCACTCAGGACGGCGTGCCACAGCGCCAGACCGTGGAAGGTGATGCCACGCAGATTCGCTATTTCCACAACGCGGTAGATAACCAGCCGAGCCCGCTGCAGCTGCTGCGTAACTACCAGAACGCGATCAAGTCGATCGGCGGCGAAGTGGTTTACGAGCGTCTGCCGCAGGACGGCGATGGCGGCGAAACCACGCTGAAGGTCTCGACTGGCGGCAAGGAGGTGTGGGTGCGCCTGGAACCGGAAATCTTCAGCGCACCAACCCAGAGCTACAAGCTGGTGATCGTCGAAGTGGCGGCCATGCAGCAGGTGGTCAGCGCCAACCTGTTGCTCGATGAACTCAACCGCAACGGCTTTATCGCCCTGTATATCAATTTCGACACCGGCAAAGCCGAGCTCAAGGCCGATGGCCAGGCCACCGTGGTGGAGATTGTCAGCATGCTGAAAGCCGCGCCGGCGCTGCGTCTGGCCATCGAGGGCCATACCGACAGCCAGGGCCATGCCGAGGCTAACAAGCTGTTGTCCGAACAGCGCGCGCAGAGCGTGATGAACGCCATAGTCGCTGCGGGTATCGAGGCGCAGCGGCTGACTGCTGCGGGCTTCGGCCAGGAACGGCCAGTGGCGGACAACCGCAGCGAAGAAGGACGGGCGAAGAATCGTCGGGTCGAGT
- a CDS encoding Na+/H+ antiporter subunit G, which translates to MAFWIEALVALFLLIGSLFALIGAIGLYRLPDFFMRLHGPTKASTLGVGGMVIASLIYFSFRGEGVSLHELLIALFLFITAPVSAHMLAKAALQQKLRINEQTRGKPWEQ; encoded by the coding sequence ATGGCTTTCTGGATCGAAGCGCTGGTGGCGCTGTTTCTGCTGATCGGCAGCCTGTTCGCACTGATCGGCGCAATCGGCCTGTACCGCCTGCCGGACTTTTTTATGCGCCTGCACGGCCCGACCAAGGCCAGCACCCTGGGTGTGGGCGGCATGGTGATCGCCTCGCTGATTTACTTCAGCTTTCGCGGCGAGGGCGTCAGCCTGCATGAGCTGCTGATCGCCCTGTTTCTGTTTATCACCGCCCCGGTCAGCGCCCATATGCTGGCCAAGGCTGCGTTGCAGCAGAAGTTGCGGATCAACGAGCAAACGCGCGGTAAACCCTGGGAACAATAA
- a CDS encoding K+/H+ antiporter subunit F: protein MLAYVIPLCLVIIGLALMLTMARLIIGPDLPDRILALDTLYINAIAMLVLFGIWLGSDLYFEAALLIAVMGFIGTVAVAKYLLRGDIIE from the coding sequence ATGCTCGCCTACGTGATTCCGCTGTGCCTGGTGATTATCGGCCTGGCCCTGATGTTGACCATGGCGCGCCTGATCATCGGCCCGGATCTGCCCGATCGCATCCTGGCCCTGGATACCCTGTATATCAACGCGATTGCCATGCTGGTGCTGTTCGGCATCTGGCTGGGTTCGGACCTGTATTTTGAAGCGGCCTTGCTGATTGCGGTGATGGGCTTTATCGGCACGGTGGCCGTGGCCAAGTACTTGCTGCGCGGCGACATCATCGAATGA
- a CDS encoding DMT family transporter: MREQGRGIAVICLVIAMALWGSSFIALKLAFAELPPLWVIFGRMALGSLVFLLAWRWRGQMHYRTGDWKYLLGLAACEPCLYFLFEALALQHTSAAQAGMVTALLPLLVAVGAFVFLRERISRTTLMGFLLAMVGAVWLSLAGSADEHASNPILGNFYELLAMLCAMGYTLLLKHLSSRYSPFLLTAMVAFVGTVFFLPLAWFSAPLPTSVSPMGLGAVAYLGILVTVGAYGLYNFGVSRLPASQASGFTNLIPVFTLLFAILLLGESLNGMQMLAAALVFAGVLLSQWRGTRVVPAGVLD, translated from the coding sequence ATGCGTGAGCAGGGAAGGGGCATCGCGGTCATCTGCCTGGTGATCGCCATGGCGCTGTGGGGCAGTTCCTTTATTGCGCTCAAGTTGGCCTTTGCCGAATTGCCGCCGCTGTGGGTGATCTTCGGCCGCATGGCTCTTGGCAGCCTGGTGTTTCTGCTGGCCTGGCGCTGGCGTGGGCAGATGCACTACCGCACTGGCGACTGGAAGTATCTACTGGGCCTGGCCGCCTGCGAACCCTGTCTGTATTTCCTCTTTGAAGCCCTGGCGCTGCAGCACACCAGCGCCGCGCAAGCGGGCATGGTCACGGCTTTGCTGCCGCTGTTGGTGGCAGTGGGAGCGTTTGTCTTTCTGCGTGAACGGATCAGCCGCACGACGCTGATGGGTTTTCTGCTCGCGATGGTGGGTGCGGTGTGGCTGAGCCTGGCCGGTAGCGCCGATGAACACGCGAGCAACCCGATTCTCGGCAACTTCTACGAGCTGCTGGCGATGCTCTGCGCCATGGGTTACACCCTGTTGCTCAAGCATCTGTCATCGCGCTATTCGCCCTTTTTGCTGACCGCCATGGTGGCTTTTGTCGGCACTGTTTTCTTTCTGCCTCTGGCTTGGTTCAGCGCGCCGTTGCCAACCAGCGTCAGCCCCATGGGCCTGGGCGCGGTGGCGTACCTGGGCATTCTGGTCACGGTGGGCGCTTACGGGTTGTACAACTTCGGCGTCAGCCGCTTGCCGGCCAGCCAGGCGTCGGGTTTTACCAACCTGATTCCGGTGTTCACCCTGCTGTTCGCCATACTGCTATTGGGCGAAAGCCTCAACGGCATGCAAATGCTGGCTGCAGCCTTGGTGTTTGCCGGCGTATTGCTGAGTCAGTGGCGCGGGACGCGTGTAGTACCGGCTGGTGTTTTGGATTAG